A single genomic interval of Balaenoptera musculus isolate JJ_BM4_2016_0621 chromosome 14, mBalMus1.pri.v3, whole genome shotgun sequence harbors:
- the ZNF268 gene encoding zinc finger protein 268 isoform X1 translates to MATRVRTAAVWVPPLQERDSTHDGVRKLRGEGSILGQKTPDQRPLPGGPRQRHKSPGTEQVPEWLFISQEQPKAKKTWGPLSFMDVFVDFTWEEWQLLDPAQKHLYRSVMLENYSNLVSLGYQHTKPNIIFQLEQEELWMMQIPSEGHPDEVWEIDGRMEWHKENQGKLRSMSKGYQCTAFGKLCLLSTDYVSSKQKLHKCVTNGKSLKYNTDFGNNYARKNPNGFHAHRVSSFHSKHEQAVIGIKYCESNESGKTANRKSQLICQQIRMGGKPFECSYCGRAFSSKSYLVVHQRTHAKEKPYKCNGCGKDFSSKSYLIVHQRTHTGEKLHECSVCQKTFSFNSQLVIHKRIHTRENPYECCECGKVFSRKDQLVSHQRIHSGQKPYGCHDCGKAFGLKSQLIIHQRIHTGEKPYECSDCRKAFNTKSNLMVHQRTHTGEKPYGCSECGKAFTFKSQLIVHQGAHTGVKPYGCNQCGKAFSLKSQLIVHQRSHTGVKPYGCTECGKAFRSKSYLIIHMRTHTGEKPHECSECGKSFSFNSQLIVHQRIHTGENPYECSECGKAFSRKYQLISHQRTHAGEKPYECSDCGKTFGLKSQLVIHQRTHTGEKPFECSECQKAFNTKSNLIVHQRTHTGEKPYGCSDCGKSFTFKSQLIVHQGAHTGVKPYGCNQCGKAFSLKSQLIVHQRSHTGLKPYGCIECGKAFRSKSYLIIHMRTHTGEKPHECSECGKSFSFNSQLIVHQRIHTGENPYECSECGKAFNRKDQLISHQRTHAGEKPYGCSECGKAFSSKSYLIIHMRTHSGEKPYECHKCGKAFIWKSLLIVHERTHAGENPYKCSQCEKSFSGKLRLIVHQRMHTREKPYECNECEKAFIRKSQLIVHQRTHSGEKPYGCSECGKTFSQKSILSAHQRTHTGEKPCKCSECGKAFCWKSQLIMHQRTHADENHVGEVNVRNFLSKVNSQEFPELYKRETL, encoded by the exons GGACCATTGTCATTCATGGATGTGTTTGTGGACTTTACCTGGGAGGAGTGGCAGCTGCTGGACCCAGCTCAGAAGCACCTGTACAGGAGTGTGATGTTGGAGAACTATAGCAACCTGGTGTCCCTGG GGTATCAACACACCAAACCGAATATCATTTTCCAGTTGGAACAAGAAGAGCTGTGGATGATGCAAATTCCAAGTGAGGGCCATCCGG ACGAAGTCTGGGAAATTGATGGTCGTATGGAATGGCATAAGGAAAATCAAGGCAAGCTAAGAAGTATGTCAAAAGGCTATCAGTGTACTGCATTTGGAAAACTATGTCTTCTTAGTACAGATTATGTTTcttcaaaacaaaaacttcatAAATGTGTCACAAATGGAAAGAGTTTGAAATATAATACAGATTTCGGTAATAATTATGCCAGAAAGAATCCTAATGGGTTTCATGCACATAGGGTATCGTCCTTCCATTCTAAACATGAGCAAGCTGTTATTGGGATAAAATACTGTGAAAGTAATGAATCTGGAAAGACTGCCAACAGAAAGTCACAGCTCATATGCCAACAAATACGTATGGGAGGAAAACCCTTTGAATGCAGTTACTGTGGGAGGGCCTTCAGCAGCAAGTCATACCTTGTGGTGCATCAGCGAACTCATGCAAAAGAAAAACCCTACAAATGTAATGGATGTGGGAAAGACTTCAGCAGCAAGTCCTACCTCATTGTTCATCAGAgaactcacacaggagagaaactgCATGAATGCAGTGTTTGTCAGAAAACTTTCAGTTTCAATTCACAACTTGTTATACATAAGAGAATTCACACACGGGAGAATCCCTATGAATGCTGTGAATGTGGGAAAGTCTTCAGTAGGAAAGACCAGCTTGTTTCACACCAGAGAATTCATTCAGGACAGAAACCCTATGGGTGTCATGACTGTGGGAAAGCTTTTGGTTTGAAATCACAACTCATTATacatcaaagaattcatacaggggagaaaccctatgaatgcagTGATTGTCGGAAAGCCTTTAATACAAAGTCTAACCTCATGGTACATCAGAGAACCcacacaggggagaaaccctatggttgtagtgaatgtgggaaagcctttactTTCAAGTCACAGCTCATTGTACATCAGGGAGCACACACTGGGGTAAAACCCTATGGGTGTAATCAGTGTGGAAAAGCCTTCAGTTTGAAGTCACAACTCATTGTACATCAGAGAAGTCACACAGGAGTGAAACCCTATGGATGCactgaatgtgggaaagcttttaGGAGCAAGTCCTACCTCATCATACATATGAGgactcacacaggagagaaaccacaTGAATGCAGTGAATGCGGGAAATCCTTCAGTTTCAATTCACAACTTATtgtacatcagagaattcacacagggGAGAATCCCTatgaatgcagtgaatgtgggaaagccttcagtcgGAAATACCAGCTCATTTCACACCAGAGAACTCATGCAGGGGAGAAGCCCTATGAATGCAGTGACTGTGGGAAAACTTTTGGTTTGAAGTCACAGCTCGTGATACATCAGAGAactcatacaggagagaaaccctttgAATGCAGTGAATGTCAGAAAGCCTTTAATACAAAGTCGAATCTTATTGTACATCAGAGAacccacacaggagagaaaccctatggtTGTAGTGACTGTGGGAAATCCTTTACTTTCAAGTCACAGCTTATTGTACATCAGGGAGCACACACTGGGGTGAAACCCTATGGGTGTAATCAGTGTGGAAAAGCCTTCAGTTTGAAGTCACAGCTCATTGTACATCAGAGAAGTCACACAGGATTGAAACCCTATGGATGCAttgaatgtgggaaagcttttaGGAGCAAGTCCTACCTCATTATACATATGAGgactcacacaggagagaaaccacaTGAATGCAGTGAATGCGGGAAATCCTTCAGTTTCAATTCACAACTTATtgtacatcagagaattcacacagggGAGAATCCCTatgaatgcagtgaatgtgggaaagcctttaatAGAAAAGATCAGCTCATCTCACATCAGCGAACTCATGCTGGGGAAAAACCTTATGGGTGCAgtgagtgtgggaaagcctttagtaGCAAGTCATACCTCATTATACACATGAGAACTCATtctggagagaaaccatatgaatGCCACAAATGCGGGAAAGCCTTCATTTGGAAGTCGCTACTCATTGTACACGAGCGCACTCATGCAGGGGAAAACCCTTATAAATGCAGTCAATGTGAGAAGTCCTTCAGTGGAAAATTACGGCTCATTGTACATCAGAGAATGCACACAAgagagaagccctatgaatgCAATGAGTGTGAAAAAGCCTTCATTAGGAAGTCTCAGCTCATTGTACATCAGAGGACTCATTCAGGGGAGAAACCCTATGGatgcagtgaatgtggaaaaACCTTCTCTCAGAAATCAATTCTCAGTGCACATCAGAGGactcatacaggagagaaaccctgtaagtgcagtgaatgtgggaaggccttttgTTGGAAGTCACAGCTCATTATGCATCAGAGAACTCACGCAGATGAGAACCATGTTGGTGAAGTAAATGTAAGAAACTTTCTCTCAAAAGTCAATTCACAGGAATTCCCAGAATTGTACAAGAGAGAAACTCTGTAA